The Rickettsia helvetica genome has a segment encoding these proteins:
- the trmB gene encoding bifunctional peptide chain release factor N(5)-glutamine methyltransferase PrmC/tRNA (guanosine(46)-N7)-methyltransferase TrmB, translated as MQCSIKQILSNATDKLNKIGINSPQLEARILLQHVINKPIEYLLINLDEQLNEAEIEAFEKLLERRLKHEPIAYITGVKEFYSREFIVNKHVLIPRSDTEVLVEIVLGLLKPSLRATKRSVAISGILPEIASSTPMASSRNDKFLSILELGTGSGCIAISLLCELPNAKAVATDISLDAIEVAKSNAVKHHVTDRIQIIHSDWFENRHLSKPAYREEFKGDTSPRTTAYIDIREDSSTGSTYKLPLEAKFGKMSNIENQKFDFIVSNPPYISHSEKSEMAIETINYEPSIALFAEEDGLQAYFLIAENAKQFLKPNGKLVLEIGFNQAEKVSKLFLDYGYDIDNIYQDLQSHNRVIEISPINLNRSYARRIGKSLSGVQQNLLDNELPKYLFSKEKLESEKHKVFLEIGFGMGEHFINKARLNPDALFIGVEVYLNGVANVLKLASEQNITNFLLFPNNLDLILNDLPNNSLDGIYILFPDPWIKNKQKKKRIFNKERLKILQDKLKDNGNLVFTSDIENYFYEAIELIKQNGSFEIMNKDDYLKPHDNYVMTKYHQKAIKANRTPKFMILRHVLGDH; from the coding sequence ATGCAATGTTCCATAAAGCAAATTCTTAGTAATGCTACAGATAAATTAAATAAAATAGGCATCAATTCACCGCAATTAGAAGCACGAATTTTACTACAGCATGTTATAAATAAACCTATTGAGTATTTGCTCATTAATCTTGATGAACAGTTAAATGAAGCCGAGATAGAAGCTTTTGAAAAACTGTTAGAAAGAAGATTAAAGCATGAACCTATAGCGTATATTACAGGTGTTAAAGAATTTTACTCACGTGAATTTATCGTTAATAAACATGTATTAATTCCAAGAAGCGATACTGAAGTTTTGGTGGAGATAGTCCTAGGGTTACTCAAACCGTCATTGCGAGCGACTAAAAGGAGCGTGGCAATCTCAGGAATTTTGCCTGAGATTGCTTCGTCGACGCCTATGGCGTCTTCTCGCAATGACAAATTCTTAAGTATCCTAGAACTCGGTACAGGTAGCGGTTGCATTGCTATCAGCTTATTATGTGAACTACCAAACGCTAAGGCAGTAGCAACCGATATAAGTCTTGATGCAATAGAAGTTGCTAAAAGTAATGCCGTAAAACATCACGTAACGGATCGAATTCAGATTATTCACAGTGATTGGTTTGAGAATAGACATCTTTCCAAACCAGCTTATAGAGAGGAATTTAAAGGAGACACTTCACCTCGAACCACAGCGTATATAGACATACGTGAGGATTCGAGTACCGGATCGACGTATAAATTACCTCTAGAAGCGAAGTTTGGAAAGATGTCTAATATTGAGAATCAGAAGTTTGATTTTATCGTTAGCAACCCGCCCTATATATCTCACAGCGAAAAATCAGAGATGGCAATTGAAACAATCAATTATGAACCGTCTATTGCTTTATTTGCTGAAGAAGACGGGCTGCAAGCTTACTTTCTCATCGCTGAAAATGCCAAACAATTCTTAAAACCAAACGGTAAGTTGGTATTAGAAATAGGCTTTAATCAAGCAGAAAAAGTTAGCAAGCTTTTTTTAGATTATGGCTATGATATTGACAATATTTATCAAGATTTGCAGTCGCACAACAGAGTAATAGAAATATCGCCTATTAATTTAAATCGGTCATACGCAAGACGTATCGGTAAAAGTTTGTCAGGAGTGCAACAAAATTTATTAGATAACGAACTACCGAAATATTTATTTTCAAAGGAAAAGCTTGAAAGCGAAAAACATAAAGTATTTCTTGAGATAGGCTTTGGTATGGGTGAGCATTTCATTAATAAAGCAAGATTAAATCCTGATGCACTTTTTATCGGCGTAGAGGTATATTTAAATGGCGTTGCAAATGTTTTAAAACTTGCGAGCGAGCAGAATATCACGAATTTTTTATTATTTCCTAATAATTTAGATTTAATATTAAACGATTTACCAAATAATAGTTTAGATGGAATTTATATTTTATTTCCTGATCCATGGATAAAAAATAAGCAAAAAAAGAAACGCATTTTCAATAAGGAACGTCTTAAGATTTTGCAAGATAAGCTAAAAGATAACGGTAATTTAGTATTTACTTCTGATATCGAAAATTATTTTTATGAAGCAATAGAGCTAATAAAGCAAAACGGTAGTTTTGAAATTATGAATAAAGATGATTATTTAAAGCCACATGATAATTATGTAATGACCAAATATCATCAAAAAGCTATTAAGGCAAATAGAACGCCGAAATTTATGATTTTGCGGCATGTTTTAGGCGATCATTAA
- the glyS gene encoding glycine--tRNA ligase subunit beta — protein MSELLLELFSEEIPALMQKNAEEGYLDIFTKIFEENEIFAKVQVFVGPRRITLHATHLPKVTLPKKTEIKGPSLDAPEAAINGFCKAHNVSKLELSTKLINNQLYYFFVKKTEEREIKEILPEIIIEAINKYSWAKSMFWGNYKIKWIRPLRNILCIFDGTVLPLQFGHLTANNITYGHRLTDNKKLEVIDFEDYKSKLSENHVILERTKREEIIKTGLLELANSHDLIIKEDNRLIEEVAGLNEFPVVLLGKIPQKFLELPKEVLISSMRTHQKYFCLFDKTENFASYFLFVSNGRFANTKLVIQGNEKVLSARLSDALYFYKQDIAKTLESRLGKLEAVTFHAELGNLREKVERIIKICNYISPENKPLKVAAKLCKSDLVSEMVGEFPDLQGIMGYYYAKHEGLNEEIATAIRDHYKPQGLSDNVPSGNAVLLALADKLDSLVGLMIAGEAPTGSGDPYALRRQALGIIRIIIENKLEINLNDLINFSINLYKDSSDENKNLIISFFEERAKFYFKNDYDIALINAGLDLNLVDTKFKLDALKEFLIEDAGKQLLNAYKRASNIISDQKITSLVDVSLFSIQPEKELFEVIQKISPQIIDSIADKDYDKALNLLSSLLTPITSFFDNVFVNDPDPKIAGNRLSLLQNICELFDKVAKFNRL, from the coding sequence GTGAGTGAATTATTATTAGAATTGTTTAGTGAAGAAATACCTGCATTAATGCAAAAAAATGCTGAAGAGGGTTATTTAGACATATTCACGAAAATTTTTGAAGAAAACGAAATATTTGCAAAAGTACAAGTATTTGTAGGACCTCGTAGAATAACGCTACATGCTACCCACTTGCCGAAAGTAACGCTGCCGAAAAAAACGGAAATTAAAGGACCTAGCTTAGATGCTCCGGAAGCTGCTATTAACGGCTTTTGTAAAGCTCATAATGTTAGTAAATTAGAGCTTTCTACTAAATTAATTAATAATCAGCTATATTATTTCTTTGTCAAAAAAACAGAAGAAAGAGAAATAAAAGAGATTTTGCCGGAGATTATTATAGAGGCTATTAATAAATATAGCTGGGCAAAATCGATGTTTTGGGGCAATTACAAAATAAAATGGATCAGACCGCTACGAAATATTTTATGTATATTTGACGGCACAGTACTACCACTGCAATTTGGGCATTTAACCGCTAATAATATTACGTACGGGCATCGCCTAACTGATAATAAAAAATTAGAAGTAATAGATTTTGAAGATTATAAAAGTAAGCTTTCAGAAAATCATGTTATTTTAGAAAGAACAAAGAGAGAAGAAATAATTAAAACCGGTTTACTGGAACTAGCAAATTCTCATGATTTAATTATAAAAGAAGATAATCGTTTAATCGAAGAAGTAGCAGGGCTTAATGAATTTCCTGTTGTGCTACTTGGAAAAATCCCGCAAAAATTTTTAGAGTTACCTAAAGAAGTACTTATTTCTTCGATGCGTACGCATCAGAAATATTTTTGTTTATTTGATAAAACAGAAAATTTCGCATCGTATTTTCTCTTTGTCAGTAATGGTAGATTTGCAAATACTAAACTAGTTATTCAAGGTAACGAAAAAGTACTATCGGCACGTCTTTCAGATGCTTTATATTTTTATAAGCAGGATATAGCTAAAACTTTAGAATCAAGATTAGGCAAATTAGAAGCTGTAACATTTCATGCAGAACTTGGTAACTTAAGAGAAAAAGTTGAGCGTATAATAAAAATTTGTAATTATATTTCTCCTGAAAATAAGCCTTTAAAAGTAGCAGCGAAGCTTTGCAAAAGCGATCTTGTTTCTGAGATGGTCGGGGAGTTTCCTGATCTGCAGGGAATTATGGGTTATTATTATGCAAAGCATGAAGGGCTAAATGAAGAAATAGCCACTGCAATTAGAGACCATTATAAACCGCAAGGTTTGAGCGACAATGTACCAAGCGGAAATGCTGTTTTGCTTGCTTTAGCCGATAAGCTAGATAGTTTAGTAGGTTTGATGATAGCAGGAGAAGCCCCAACAGGTTCAGGTGATCCATATGCCTTAAGACGTCAAGCTCTTGGTATAATAAGAATAATAATTGAAAATAAATTAGAGATAAATTTAAATGATTTAATTAATTTTTCTATAAACTTATATAAAGATTCATCTGATGAAAATAAGAATTTAATAATATCTTTTTTTGAAGAAAGAGCAAAATTTTACTTTAAAAATGACTATGATATTGCGTTAATTAATGCAGGTCTTGACTTAAATTTAGTAGATACAAAATTTAAGCTTGATGCGTTAAAAGAATTTTTAATAGAAGACGCAGGCAAGCAATTATTAAATGCTTACAAACGAGCTAGCAATATAATCAGTGATCAGAAAATTACCAGCTTAGTTGATGTGAGTCTCTTTAGTATACAGCCTGAAAAAGAATTATTTGAAGTAATCCAAAAAATTTCTCCGCAAATTATAGATAGTATAGCTGATAAAGATTATGATAAAGCTTTAAATTTATTATCATCTCTATTAACTCCGATTACTAGCTTTTTTGATAATGTATTTGTTAATGATCCTGATCCAAAAATCGCAGGAAATCGTTTATCGTTATTACAGAATATTTGCGAGTTATTTGATAAAGTAGCTAAGTTTAACCGCTTATGA
- a CDS encoding type II toxin-antitoxin system VapC family toxin, with amino-acid sequence MNLVVDCSFIMSSILPDESTQKNNKIYNQIVENIYTAYVPVIFYLECSNTLNIALKRNRINKNDYNDYIRLLNILPINVDKFCSTPESLYIITNLTTEYNLTSYDACYLELATRLEADIATLDRNLAASYSKSGIKSII; translated from the coding sequence ATGAATTTAGTTGTAGATTGTTCTTTTATTATGTCATCTATTTTACCTGATGAATCAACACAAAAAAATAATAAAATTTATAACCAAATAGTAGAAAATATATATACGGCATATGTACCTGTTATATTTTATTTAGAATGTAGTAATACTCTTAATATTGCTTTAAAGAGAAACAGAATAAACAAAAATGATTATAATGATTATATAAGATTACTTAATATATTACCTATTAATGTTGATAAATTTTGTTCTACTCCGGAGTCATTATATATTATAACTAACCTAACTACTGAATATAATCTAACTTCTTATGATGCTTGTTATCTTGAATTAGCAACACGTTTAGAAGCAGATATTGCAACATTAGACAGAAATTTAGCAGCAAGCTATTCAAAATCAGGTATTAAATCAATAATTTAA
- a CDS encoding epoxyqueuosine reductase QueH, whose amino-acid sequence MSEVFEIPNGESKVLPHCCCAPCVGPLMEKMIDTSIKFTLFFYNPNIHPKKEYELRKNENIKFAEKHNIEFIDVDYDPQNWFRRAKGMEFEPEERGKHCTMCFDMRFERTALYAYENGFKVITSSLGISRWKDMNQINESGIRAASHYEGVTYWTYNWRKDGGASRMYEIAKEEHVYKQEFCGCVYSFRDTNDWRVANDRPKIEIGKECY is encoded by the coding sequence ATAAGTGAAGTTTTTGAAATACCAAACGGTGAAAGCAAGGTTTTACCCCATTGTTGTTGTGCTCCTTGCGTTGGTCCTTTAATGGAAAAAATGATCGATACCAGTATTAAGTTTACGCTTTTTTTCTACAATCCTAATATTCATCCTAAAAAAGAATATGAGCTTCGTAAAAACGAAAATATTAAGTTTGCCGAGAAGCATAATATAGAATTTATCGATGTGGATTACGATCCGCAAAATTGGTTTAGAAGAGCTAAAGGGATGGAGTTTGAGCCTGAGGAGAGAGGTAAACACTGCACAATGTGTTTTGATATGCGTTTCGAGCGTACGGCTTTATATGCTTATGAAAACGGCTTTAAGGTTATAACTAGTTCGCTTGGTATTTCTAGATGGAAAGATATGAACCAAATTAATGAATCAGGGATTAGAGCTGCATCTCATTATGAGGGGGTAACTTATTGGACTTATAATTGGCGTAAAGACGGCGGTGCTAGTAGGATGTACGAAATCGCTAAAGAAGAGCATGTTTATAAGCAAGAATTTTGCGGTTGTGTTTATTCTTTCCGTGATACTAACGATTGGCGAGTAGCAAACGATCGCCCTAAGATCGAGATCGGCAAGGAGTGTTATTAG
- a CDS encoding glycine--tRNA ligase subunit alpha, with product MKKLSFQQIILTLQNYWQDYGCAILQPYDAHVGAGTFHPATVLRCLGTKPWSVAYVQPSRRPGDSRYGMHPNRMQHYYQFQVILKPSPDNIQDLYLKSLECLGIDLKIHDIRFVEDDWESPTLGAAGLGWEVWCNGMEVSQFTYMQQIGGIECRPVAGEITYGLERLALYIQGVDEVKELDWNGQVGEKALKYGEVDFEAERQFSKYNLELADSAMLLRHFKDSEEQCERLIKANLPMPAYDECLKASHAFNQLNALGVISITERASYVLRVRHLAKICCTKWLEMNG from the coding sequence ATGAAAAAACTATCATTTCAACAAATTATACTAACCTTACAAAATTACTGGCAGGATTACGGTTGTGCAATTTTGCAACCTTACGATGCACATGTTGGAGCAGGTACGTTTCACCCTGCAACTGTGCTTCGCTGCCTTGGTACCAAACCTTGGTCTGTTGCATATGTTCAGCCATCAAGAAGACCAGGGGATAGCAGGTATGGCATGCATCCTAACAGAATGCAACATTATTATCAATTCCAGGTTATCTTAAAACCGTCGCCGGATAATATTCAAGATTTATATCTTAAAAGTTTAGAATGTTTAGGCATAGATTTAAAAATTCATGATATCAGATTTGTTGAAGATGATTGGGAGTCGCCAACCTTAGGTGCTGCAGGGCTTGGTTGGGAAGTATGGTGTAATGGCATGGAGGTATCGCAGTTTACTTATATGCAGCAAATCGGCGGTATTGAATGTAGACCCGTTGCCGGTGAAATTACTTATGGGTTAGAGCGGCTTGCATTATATATTCAAGGTGTCGATGAAGTAAAAGAGCTTGATTGGAACGGGCAAGTAGGAGAAAAAGCTTTAAAATACGGTGAAGTGGATTTTGAAGCTGAACGGCAATTTTCAAAATATAATTTAGAGCTTGCCGATAGTGCGATGTTACTGCGGCATTTCAAGGATAGCGAAGAACAGTGTGAGAGATTAATCAAAGCTAATTTACCTATGCCGGCTTATGATGAATGCCTTAAGGCAAGTCATGCATTTAATCAATTAAATGCGTTAGGCGTGATTAGTATAACTGAGCGTGCTTCTTATGTTTTAAGGGTGCGTCATTTAGCAAAAATTTGCTGCACAAAATGGTTGGAGATGAACGGGTGA
- a CDS encoding RP853 family protein yields MNNAIILNNVNTNLFKKDIVNNFVNNLMKSTCSTIANMLAIDYTLRLNSKPDAEKYINKCISRLKNYLGMRVINDDNFSVALELFAIMITSEDENEQNKNNILEQSQDIIAENLVEVYFGDEKINSTEKEKIKNIFKTLLKEKNFDKIINYAESHKKLFKASVMYAMKKYNNIDEATIYIKKEFNKILERSLTFTQKSNIFKQATGKIAGAVCALLVGAISVATAGAAFSIIVVPASIFAIRYAPELGEKIGGLILNNDNAIKLEQSNIDKFMKTLQNDKESLLSQEKTKNIKQNIKVSPSQINAKLTKKVVNEKHR; encoded by the coding sequence ATGAATAATGCGATAATACTTAATAACGTAAATACTAATTTATTTAAAAAAGATATTGTTAATAATTTTGTCAATAATCTTATGAAATCTACTTGCTCTACTATTGCAAATATGCTTGCTATAGATTATACGCTAAGGCTTAATTCTAAACCGGACGCTGAAAAATATATTAATAAATGTATTTCTAGACTCAAAAATTATTTAGGTATGCGGGTTATTAACGATGATAATTTTTCCGTAGCATTAGAGTTATTTGCAATAATGATTACTTCTGAAGACGAAAATGAGCAAAATAAGAATAATATTTTAGAGCAATCACAAGATATAATAGCAGAAAATCTTGTAGAAGTTTATTTTGGAGATGAAAAAATAAATAGTACCGAAAAAGAAAAAATTAAAAATATATTTAAAACTCTTTTAAAAGAGAAGAATTTTGACAAAATAATAAATTATGCGGAGTCTCACAAAAAATTATTTAAGGCTTCTGTAATGTATGCAATGAAGAAATATAATAATATTGATGAAGCAACCATCTATATAAAGAAAGAATTTAATAAAATATTAGAGAGGTCTTTAACATTTACACAAAAAAGTAATATATTTAAACAAGCAACTGGAAAAATCGCCGGTGCTGTTTGTGCTTTATTGGTCGGAGCAATTAGTGTTGCGACTGCGGGAGCGGCTTTTTCTATCATAGTTGTACCGGCATCAATTTTTGCCATCAGATATGCACCTGAACTTGGTGAAAAAATTGGAGGATTAATTTTGAATAATGATAATGCAATAAAACTAGAACAAAGCAATATAGATAAGTTTATGAAAACATTACAAAATGATAAAGAAAGTCTTCTATCTCAGGAAAAAACAAAAAACATCAAACAAAATATTAAAGTTTCTCCTTCTCAAATAAATGCTAAATTAACTAAGAAAGTGGTTAATGAAAAACATAGATAG
- a CDS encoding type II toxin-antitoxin system Phd/YefM family antitoxin: MNKWQLHEAKNKLSNIIDIAMHGTPQCITKRGEEAVVIISIKDYKQFTKQKLSFSEYLLSAPDFNKLDIQRTKGKAREFEL, translated from the coding sequence ATGAATAAATGGCAGTTACACGAAGCAAAGAATAAGTTAAGTAATATTATTGATATTGCAATGCATGGTACCCCTCAATGTATTACAAAAAGAGGTGAAGAAGCAGTTGTAATTATTAGTATAAAAGACTATAAGCAATTTACTAAACAAAAGCTCAGTTTTAGTGAGTATTTATTAAGTGCTCCTGATTTTAATAAGTTGGATATTCAAAGAACAAAAGGCAAAGCTAGAGAATTTGAGTTATGA
- a CDS encoding L-threonylcarbamoyladenylate synthase produces the protein MTKLMISKAVQFIKSGKVVIFPTETVYGIGADATNNEACLKIFQFKNRPAINPLIVHVSSIEQAKEIGKFNDLAIKIAEKFWSGPLSIVVPLKENTNIASAVTAGLNTIAIRMPSYPLALELISQSGIPIAAPSANPSNYISPTNVQHVTKHFKDNEEIFILAPEIYQSEYGLESMIIDTTTTNPTILREGFITAEILEEVLGVKILKASETNDIKAPGMLAKHYSPNTPVRLNATNLEDKEVGLNFGNSNLTGRFSLNLSAKGELIEAAANLYAYLRILDDYAAAHDVRGIAVAPIPQVNIGAAINDRLKHAAKS, from the coding sequence ATAACTAAACTAATGATAAGTAAAGCAGTTCAATTTATAAAATCCGGCAAGGTAGTTATTTTCCCAACTGAAACAGTCTATGGAATTGGAGCCGATGCTACTAATAATGAAGCTTGTTTAAAGATTTTTCAGTTTAAAAATCGTCCTGCTATTAATCCGCTTATCGTACATGTCTCCTCCATAGAGCAAGCAAAAGAAATAGGGAAGTTTAACGATTTAGCTATAAAAATAGCAGAAAAATTTTGGTCAGGACCATTATCTATAGTTGTACCTTTAAAAGAGAATACAAATATTGCCTCGGCAGTGACTGCAGGGCTTAATACAATAGCAATTCGGATGCCATCTTATCCACTAGCATTAGAGCTTATCAGCCAATCAGGCATACCTATTGCTGCCCCAAGTGCTAATCCCTCAAACTATATTAGTCCGACTAACGTCCAGCATGTCACGAAACATTTTAAGGATAATGAAGAAATCTTTATTTTAGCACCTGAAATCTATCAATCTGAATATGGTTTAGAGTCAATGATAATTGATACTACAACGACTAACCCTACTATTCTTAGAGAAGGGTTTATAACCGCTGAAATTTTAGAAGAAGTACTGGGGGTAAAAATTTTAAAAGCATCAGAGACGAATGATATAAAAGCTCCAGGCATGCTTGCAAAACACTATTCGCCGAATACGCCAGTTAGATTAAATGCTACAAATTTAGAGGATAAAGAAGTCGGTTTAAATTTTGGCAATAGCAATCTTACGGGAAGATTTTCATTAAATTTAAGTGCCAAAGGTGAGCTTATAGAAGCTGCTGCAAATCTTTATGCATATTTAAGAATACTTGACGATTATGCTGCCGCTCATGATGTAAGAGGTATAGCAGTTGCTCCTATACCTCAAGTGAATATAGGGGCTGCAATTAATGATCGCCTAAAACATGCCGCAAAATCATAA
- a CDS encoding type II toxin-antitoxin system VapC family toxin, producing the protein MKYLVDTNSISELYKKSPDSRVIQWFLSIGFSQLYLSCITIGEIKKGILKLAKKDKIASLKLEKWLEGIIVNYNERILNIDKETCEEWGELMSIDSTHGIDTLIAAQAKQKNMILVTRNTKHYDMFNIKIFNPFIDL; encoded by the coding sequence ATGAAATATTTAGTAGATACTAATTCTATATCAGAATTATATAAAAAAAGCCCTGATAGTAGAGTAATACAATGGTTTTTAAGTATTGGTTTTAGTCAGCTATATTTAAGTTGTATAACTATAGGTGAAATAAAAAAAGGGATATTAAAGTTAGCCAAGAAAGATAAAATAGCAAGTCTAAAATTAGAAAAATGGCTAGAAGGGATAATAGTAAATTACAATGAAAGAATTCTTAATATTGACAAAGAAACTTGTGAAGAATGGGGCGAATTAATGAGCATAGATAGTACGCATGGGATTGATACCTTAATAGCTGCACAAGCAAAACAAAAAAATATGATACTAGTTACTAGAAATACTAAGCATTATGATATGTTTAATATAAAGATATTTAATCCTTTTATTGATCTGTAA